GAAGCGCCACATGAAGCCTACGTCCATCATGGGAGTGACGGGTTGCATGGCGCAGCGGCTCGGTCCGCAATTGCTCGAGAAGGCGAAGCACGTCAGCCTCGTGGTCGGACCGGACGGCTACCGCGCACTGCCCGCACTCGTCGAGCGCGCGCGTGAGGGCGAGCGCCCCATCTCGACCTCGTTCGATCTCGAGGAGCATTACGAGGACTTCCAACCGAAGCGATTCGATCGCGTCAAAGCCTGGATTCCCGTACAACGGGGCTGCGACTACCGCTGTACGTATTGCATCGTGCCGTACACGAGAGGCGCGGAGCGAAGCCGTCAGCTTGCCGACGTCGTGCGCGAGGTCGAGCAAGTCGTGCGGGAGGGGATGAGCGAAGTCGTACTTCTCGGCCAGACGGTGAACTCGTATCACGACGGCGAATATGACTTCGCGGATCTCCTGCGTGCGGTGGGATCCGTAGAGGGCATCCGTCGCGTTCGCTTTACGAGTCCGCACCCTAACGATTTCAGCGATCGTGTCATCGCGGCGCTGGCCGAGGTGCAGGCTGTTTGCGAGCACGTGCATCTGCCGATGCAGTCCGGTTCGACGCGCACACTCAAGCGCATGCTGCGGCGTTACACGCGCGAGCAGTATCTCGAGTGTGTGGATCGATTGCGACAGGCCGTTCGTGGCCTCTCACTGACCACCGACGTCATTGTCGGCTTTCCGGGCGAGACGGAAGAGGATTTCCAGGAGACGCTCAGCGCCGTGCGTGAGGTCGGCTTCGCCGACGCGTTCACGTTCATCTTCTCGATGCGCGACGGCACGCCGGCAACGCGTCTTCCCGCCGAGATGATCGTGCCGGAGGAGGTTGCGTCGGATCGAATGGCTCGACTGATCGAGACGGTGCGCGGCATGTCGCGCGAACGGAATCTCACGCTGCTCGGTCAGCGCTACGAAGTGCTCGTCGAGAAAGGCGCGCGCCGCGGCGAGCTGCTTCAGGCCCGGACGCGCGACTTCAAGACGGTGCTGCTTCCGGGCGACGAATCGATGATCGGCCGATACTACAACGTGGAGCTGACCGGTACTACGGGTTCCACTTTCACGGGTACGATTGTGCGCAATCGTCAGCCCCTGCCGATGGCCGGATGAGAAGCCCCCTCGAACGTGCGGTTCGCGAAGTACACGCGAAACTTTCGGCGACTCACACCGAGTTTTGCTCCTGCGAGCAATGCGCGGATGATGTGGTCGCGTACGTCATGAACCAGACTAAGCCCCGATACACGACCACGGGGCTAGGCTGGGCGATCGAGGCAGCGGATCTCGACACGGACCAGGTGCGCGCTGAGCTCTCCGTGCTCGTGTTCGAAGCGATGCACCGCGTCGCCGAGCAACCGCGTCACGCACCCTCCGAGGCTGTCACCGGCAAACACCGCCCGGCTGGGTCGTGAGGCGCGGTCGGGCTTCGCGGTGACGTCATCCCGCGGAGCTCGAAATGCCGCTCGTCGCCGTTGCCATTCTCGCGTATGCCGCCGGCTTGTTAGGCGGGTTTGGTTTCGGTGCTGCGCTCACCGGCATCATCGGCCTGACGATCGCGCTGATGGGCGCTATTCATCATCGAGTCCTGGTCGGCGCTTGTGGTGCCGCACTCACCGCGGGCGCGCTCGTCGCCGGCGGTGCGGGGATCGCAGACGCGCACTGCGAGCAGGACGTCGTGCGCGAGGGCATTCCGCGGGCGATCATCGACGAGGCAGCCTCGCCCGGCGCTTTCGTCCACGCTCACGCGGTCGGCTGTCCGCTGGTCATCTCATTGTCGGTGGCGGCGGGGAGCGTTCCGGCGGGAAGCACGGTGACGATTCGTGGCGATCTCGCGCCAGCTCAACGCGGATACGTCGTCCGTAACGCGAGGCTTGCGCTCGTCGAAGGTCCGGGGTGGCGCGCGCGATGGCGAATCCGTGCGACCGCCTCGATCGAGCAGGTGTTCAGGGCCGATGCACCTCTGGCGAAGGCGCTCCTCGTCGCCGATACGCGTGACCTCTCACCCGAGATTCGCGACCGGTACGCTGCCGCCGGTCTCGCGCACATGCTGTCGATCTCGGGGCTGCACGTCGGCATCATCGCCGTGGCCCTCGAGATCCTGTTTCAGATCATGCGTCTCGCGCGGCGAACGGCGACCGTTTCTGCGATCGTCGTCGTCGCCGTCTACGTCGCGCTCATCGGCGCACCGGATGCGGCGGTACGCTCGGCGGCCATGCTCGCGGCGTTAGGCGCATCGCGACTGCTGCAGCGCCCGACGTCACCCTGGGCGATACTCGCGATCGGCGCGGCGACGCCCCTCATTTCGCCGCGGTCGGTGCTCGATGTGGGCTATCAGCTGTCGGTGATCGGCGTCGCCGCGCTCATCGCCGCCGGCTCGCTCGTTAGGCGCGTCGTGCCGCGCCGCATCGCTGGCTGGCGGCGCACGCTCGTCGCCGGGCTTGTCGTCTCGACCGTGGCCACTGTCGCGAGCGCGCCGCTCGTCGCCTGGACCTTTGGGCGGATCAGTCTGGTGGGACCGCTCACCAATCTCGTCGCTGCACCGCTGATGACTCTCGCCCAGCCGATGCTCTTCCTCGGCCTCTTGCTCGCGCCATTTCCCGCGCTGGCCGCCCTCATCGGGGACGCCGCGCATCCGCTGCTCGCGGGCTTCGACGCGATCGCGCTCGCCGGTGCGTCAATCCCGGGCGGATGGATGGTGGTCTCGCCCACGATCGCCACCGCGTTGCTCGCGGGAGTTGCCTCGGTCGCGCTGATCGTCGCCTGTGTGAGCCGCTGGCCGGCTCACGCGCTGATCGTCGGCAGCGTTGCGATCGCCTTTCTCGTATGGAGTGGCCTCGCGCCAGCCGGCACCGGCCTCGTAGAGGTGCATCTCATCGACGTGGGGCAAGGGGACGCGATCGGCCTTCGAACGCCACACGGCCATTGGGTTCTCATCGACGCAGGAAGGGCCTGGCATGGAGGCGATGCGGGCCGGTCGGTCGTCCTGCCCTACCTGGCGCGCCGGCGCGGCGATCTCGTGGCGTTCATTCTGTCGCATCCACACACCGATCATGTGGGCGGTGCGGCGACAGTCATCGCGGCGCTACATCCGGCGCGTTATTTCGATGCGGCCTTTGCCGGCGACGCGGACGCCTATCGAGAGTCGCTTCTGCGCGCTCACGAGGTCGGCACCGCCTGGCAACGCGTGCACCCCAATGACTCGCTCGTGGTCGATGGCGTCGTGCTCCGCTTCCTCGGACCCGATTCAGCCTGGACCGCCGCGCTCACCGACCCAAATCTCGCGAGTACGATCGTGCTCGCGCGGTTCGGCAGCGTGCGTATCCTCCTCGTCGGCGACGCGGAACGACCGGAGGAGGACTGGCTAGTGGCCCGATACGGCGATTCGTTGCACGCCGACGTCCTGAAGGTGGGTCATCATGGCAGTTCGACGAGTAGCAGCGGTCCCTTTCTCGACGCCGTTCGGCCGAGAATCGCGCTCGTGTCGGTAGGGGCGGGAAACAGCTACGGTCATCCAAGCGCCGCTGTCATGGCCACGCTCGCTGCCCGAGGTGCACAAGTATTGCGAACGGACCGGCTCGGGACCATCGTCGTCCGCACCGACGGGCAGCGCCTCGAGGTAGACGCCAGTGGAGAGTCATGGGAGCTTCCGATTTCGTCGCGGCCCTGATCGGCCGGCGACTGACGCTGTCGCCGACCCTTCGAGCACGGTATCCCGAGCTCGAGGGCGTGCGGTGGCGTCGCGGCGGCATCCCGGTGAACGTGGCCGGCTGGTTCCTTGGTCAGGGATCGGCGGCGGCGATCACGCTGTGGCGCACCGTGTTTCTCTCACCGTCGGTCTCGCCCGACGACGAGTTACTCTTGCACGAATTCCGGCACGTTCAACAGTTTGAGGCCAGTCTGACATTCCCTCTCCGCTATTTGTGGGAGAGTGCACGGCGTGGCTACTTTGCCAATCGTTTCGAGGTCGACGCGCGCGACTATGCGGCGCGGCGGAAGGAGCGTAGTAGTTGAACGAGGTCTTCAGCGGAGGGCTTTGGCGTGGTTAGACACACGGCAACGTCGGTCGTCACGATTGAGCGGTTCATCATCGAGCAGGAGCGCCAGCATCCTGAAGCTACGGGTGAGCTCTCCGGCATCCTGTACGACATCGCTCTCGCCGCGAAGATGATCGCGAGCAAGGTGCGCATGGCGGGCCTTGCCGACATCCTGGGCTCCGCGGATTCACAGAACATCCAGGGCGAAGTTCAGCAAAAGCTCGACGTCGTTGCGAATGAGATCATCATCAAGGCGATGGACCACACCGGTCGCCTGTGCGCGATGGCCTCGGAGGAAGAGCCGGGCATCATTCAAATCCCCGAGCACTTTCGCTGCGGCAAGTACGTCCTGCTCTTCGATCCGCTCGACGGATCGTCGAACATCGACGTCAACGTTCCCGTGGGAACGATCTTCTCCGTCGTCAAAAAGATCACGCGCGGTCGCCACGGAGAGATGGAGGATCTGCTCCAGCCGGGACGGCGGCAAGTCGCGGCGGGTTACATCATCTACGGCTCGAGCACGATGCTCGTGTACACGACGGGCCAGGGCGTGCACGGCTTCACGCTCGATCCGTCGATCGGGGAGTTCCTCCTCTCACATCCCAACATTCGCATTCCCGACGATGGTCGCTACCTGTCGGTGAACGATTCGTACGAGCAGATGTGGGACGAGAATGTGAAAACGCTCATGCGTCGCTATCGCGGCC
The sequence above is a segment of the Gemmatimonadaceae bacterium genome. Coding sequences within it:
- the miaB gene encoding tRNA (N6-isopentenyl adenosine(37)-C2)-methylthiotransferase MiaB translates to MPSVYVETYGCQMNVSDSELMLGKLAAHGYESVAGPEGADVILVNTCAIRDHAEQRVIGRLGELKRHMKPTSIMGVTGCMAQRLGPQLLEKAKHVSLVVGPDGYRALPALVERAREGERPISTSFDLEEHYEDFQPKRFDRVKAWIPVQRGCDYRCTYCIVPYTRGAERSRQLADVVREVEQVVREGMSEVVLLGQTVNSYHDGEYDFADLLRAVGSVEGIRRVRFTSPHPNDFSDRVIAALAEVQAVCEHVHLPMQSGSTRTLKRMLRRYTREQYLECVDRLRQAVRGLSLTTDVIVGFPGETEEDFQETLSAVREVGFADAFTFIFSMRDGTPATRLPAEMIVPEEVASDRMARLIETVRGMSRERNLTLLGQRYEVLVEKGARRGELLQARTRDFKTVLLPGDESMIGRYYNVELTGTTGSTFTGTIVRNRQPLPMAG
- a CDS encoding late competence development ComFB family protein, with product MRSPLERAVREVHAKLSATHTEFCSCEQCADDVVAYVMNQTKPRYTTTGLGWAIEAADLDTDQVRAELSVLVFEAMHRVAEQPRHAPSEAVTGKHRPAGS
- a CDS encoding DNA internalization-related competence protein ComEC/Rec2; this translates as MPLVAVAILAYAAGLLGGFGFGAALTGIIGLTIALMGAIHHRVLVGACGAALTAGALVAGGAGIADAHCEQDVVREGIPRAIIDEAASPGAFVHAHAVGCPLVISLSVAAGSVPAGSTVTIRGDLAPAQRGYVVRNARLALVEGPGWRARWRIRATASIEQVFRADAPLAKALLVADTRDLSPEIRDRYAAAGLAHMLSISGLHVGIIAVALEILFQIMRLARRTATVSAIVVVAVYVALIGAPDAAVRSAAMLAALGASRLLQRPTSPWAILAIGAATPLISPRSVLDVGYQLSVIGVAALIAAGSLVRRVVPRRIAGWRRTLVAGLVVSTVATVASAPLVAWTFGRISLVGPLTNLVAAPLMTLAQPMLFLGLLLAPFPALAALIGDAAHPLLAGFDAIALAGASIPGGWMVVSPTIATALLAGVASVALIVACVSRWPAHALIVGSVAIAFLVWSGLAPAGTGLVEVHLIDVGQGDAIGLRTPHGHWVLIDAGRAWHGGDAGRSVVLPYLARRRGDLVAFILSHPHTDHVGGAATVIAALHPARYFDAAFAGDADAYRESLLRAHEVGTAWQRVHPNDSLVVDGVVLRFLGPDSAWTAALTDPNLASTIVLARFGSVRILLVGDAERPEEDWLVARYGDSLHADVLKVGHHGSSTSSSGPFLDAVRPRIALVSVGAGNSYGHPSAAVMATLAARGAQVLRTDRLGTIVVRTDGQRLEVDASGESWELPISSRP
- a CDS encoding DUF4157 domain-containing protein, with amino-acid sequence MGASDFVAALIGRRLTLSPTLRARYPELEGVRWRRGGIPVNVAGWFLGQGSAAAITLWRTVFLSPSVSPDDELLLHEFRHVQQFEASLTFPLRYLWESARRGYFANRFEVDARDYAARRKERSS
- the fbp gene encoding class 1 fructose-bisphosphatase, with product MVRHTATSVVTIERFIIEQERQHPEATGELSGILYDIALAAKMIASKVRMAGLADILGSADSQNIQGEVQQKLDVVANEIIIKAMDHTGRLCAMASEEEPGIIQIPEHFRCGKYVLLFDPLDGSSNIDVNVPVGTIFSVVKKITRGRHGEMEDLLQPGRRQVAAGYIIYGSSTMLVYTTGQGVHGFTLDPSIGEFLLSHPNIRIPDDGRYLSVNDSYEQMWDENVKTLMRRYRGLDGVTKALSVRYVGSLVADFHRNLLGGGIFAYPPNRKSTKGKLRLLYEANPLGFIVEQAGGAASDGSIRVLDVLPTELHQRTPLYIGSKSCVEMAKECVSGVSQLVGA